One Glycine max cultivar Williams 82 chromosome 4, Glycine_max_v4.0, whole genome shotgun sequence DNA segment encodes these proteins:
- the LOC100813802 gene encoding enhancer of rudimentary homolog, whose amino-acid sequence MANRHTIILMQASTNRATRTFMDFESITQAMGGICALYERKLKELNPTIRNLSYDIVDLYNFIDGLADMSALVYDHSSHAYVPHDRQWIKQRTFQHLKKLLR is encoded by the exons ATG GCAAATCGCCACACAATTATTCTGATGCAGGCCTCTACGAACCGAGCAACTAGGACATTTATGGATTTTGAATCAATAACTCAGGCCATGGGTG GCATATGTGCATTGTATGAAAGGAAATTGAAGGAGTTAAATCCGACCATCAGAAATCTCTCTTATGATATCGTGGATCTCTACAACTTCATAGATGGTCTTGCAGACATGAGCGCATtagt TTATGATCATTCAAGTCATGCTTACGTGCCACATGATCGACAGTGGATTAAGCAACGAACATTTCAACATTTGAAGAAACTGCTACGTTGA